A DNA window from Salvelinus sp. IW2-2015 linkage group LG4q.1:29, ASM291031v2, whole genome shotgun sequence contains the following coding sequences:
- the skp2 gene encoding S-phase kinase-associated protein 2 isoform X2, with protein sequence MSHERSLQEFPCLNENLEGSMLSLSQKRKWKKRQYFGECLDTETTPHELIQQWSPPHKQRVVCKGKENEDNQLVLARRPRTRMEFSGLSWDSLPDELLLGILSCLPLQDLLRMSRVCKRWHRLAFDESLWHSVDLVGKAQLDQALGQMLTVGVLGLRCPHTCIGEPCFTHTQHLHVHHMDLSSCTVTTPVLDDIISRCRLLENLSLEXLELSDNIVHSLSQNTELVRLNLCGCSGFSPDSLSQILKSCLRLEELNLSWCDFSTDHVKAVVSNIPSNITQLNLSGYRQNLTMEDVKDLVERCPNLVNLDLSVLMTSSSFPILQQLQSLRHLALSRCYQIHPAALADFEXFPELQTLEVYGLVQDTYLPILSKGLPRLQINTRPFSSVARPTEATRRDRTMWGMTCRLVFRP encoded by the exons GTCTTTGCAGGAGTTTCCCTGCCTGAATGAGAATTTGGAGGGATCGATGCTGTCCCTCTCACAGAAgagaaaatggaaaaagagacagTACTTTGGCGAATGTCTGGACACGGAGACCACCCCTCACGAGCTCATTCAGCAGTGGTCACCACCTCACAAGCAGCGGGTGGTCTGCAAGGGCAAAGAGAACGAGGATAACCAGTTGGTGCTTGCCAGGCGACCAAGGACAAGGATGGAGTTTTCAG GCTTGTCCTGGGACAGTCTCCCAGATGAGTTGCTGTTGGGAATCCTGTCCTGCCTCCCTCTGCAGGACCTTCTCAGGATGTCCCGGGTCTGCAAGCGCTGGCATCGCTTGGC GTTTGATGAGTCTCTGTGGCATAGTGTGGATCTGGTAGGGAAAGCCCAGCTAGATCAAGCTCTTGGGCAGATGCTTACGGTTGGAGTACTGGGTCTGCGCTGCCCCCATACCTGCATTGGAGAACCATGTTTCACCCACACACA ACACCTGCATGTCCATCACATGGATCTCTCCAGCTGCACTGTCACAACCCCGGTTCTAGATGACATCATCTCCCGTTGCAGGCTGCTAGAGAATCTAAGCTTGGAGRGACTGGAGCTCTCTGACAACATTGTTCA TTCCCTATCTCAGAATACTGAGCTGGTACGGCTCAATCTGTGTGGCTGCTCTGGATTCTCCCCCGACTCGCTTAGTCAGATTCTCAAATCCTGCTTACG GCTTGAAGAGCTGAACTTGTCGTGGTGTGACTTCAGCACTGATCATGTGAAGGCTGTTGTCAGTAACATCCCCTCCAATATAACCCAGCTCAACCTCAGTGGCTACAGACAGAACCTTACTATGGAAG ATGTGAAAGACTTGGTGGAGAGATGTCCTAACCTCGTAAATCTGGATTTAAG TGTTCTGATGACGAGCTCCAGTTTCCCCATCCTCCAGCAGCTGCAGTCTCTTAGACACTTAGCTTTGAGCCGCTGCTACCAGATTCACCCTGCTGCCTTAGC TGATTTTGAGAMGTTCCCAGAGCTGCAGACGTTGGAGGTATACGGGCTGGTCCAGGACACCTACCTGCCAATCCTGAGTAAAGGTTTGCCCCGTCTCCAAATCAACACCCGGCCCTTCTCAAGCGTGGCCCGTCCCACCGAGGCCACCCGGAGGGACCGCACCATGTGGGGCATGACTTGTC
- the skp2 gene encoding S-phase kinase-associated protein 2 isoform X1, producing MSHERSLQEFPCLNENLEGSMLSLSQKRKWKKRQYFGECLDTETTPHELIQQWSPPHKQRVVCKGKENEDNQLVLARRPRTRMEFSGLSWDSLPDELLLGILSCLPLQDLLRMSRVCKRWHRLAFDESLWHSVDLVGKAQLDQALGQMLTVGVLGLRCPHTCIGEPCFTHTQHLHVHHMDLSSCTVTTPVLDDIISRCRLLENLSLEXLELSDNIVHSLSQNTELVRLNLCGCSGFSPDSLSQILKSCLRLEELNLSWCDFSTDHVKAVVSNIPSNITQLNLSGYRQNLTMEDVKDLVERCPNLVNLDLSDSVLMTSSSFPILQQLQSLRHLALSRCYQIHPAALADFEXFPELQTLEVYGLVQDTYLPILSKGLPRLQINTRPFSSVARPTEATRRDRTMWGMTCRLVFRP from the exons GTCTTTGCAGGAGTTTCCCTGCCTGAATGAGAATTTGGAGGGATCGATGCTGTCCCTCTCACAGAAgagaaaatggaaaaagagacagTACTTTGGCGAATGTCTGGACACGGAGACCACCCCTCACGAGCTCATTCAGCAGTGGTCACCACCTCACAAGCAGCGGGTGGTCTGCAAGGGCAAAGAGAACGAGGATAACCAGTTGGTGCTTGCCAGGCGACCAAGGACAAGGATGGAGTTTTCAG GCTTGTCCTGGGACAGTCTCCCAGATGAGTTGCTGTTGGGAATCCTGTCCTGCCTCCCTCTGCAGGACCTTCTCAGGATGTCCCGGGTCTGCAAGCGCTGGCATCGCTTGGC GTTTGATGAGTCTCTGTGGCATAGTGTGGATCTGGTAGGGAAAGCCCAGCTAGATCAAGCTCTTGGGCAGATGCTTACGGTTGGAGTACTGGGTCTGCGCTGCCCCCATACCTGCATTGGAGAACCATGTTTCACCCACACACA ACACCTGCATGTCCATCACATGGATCTCTCCAGCTGCACTGTCACAACCCCGGTTCTAGATGACATCATCTCCCGTTGCAGGCTGCTAGAGAATCTAAGCTTGGAGRGACTGGAGCTCTCTGACAACATTGTTCA TTCCCTATCTCAGAATACTGAGCTGGTACGGCTCAATCTGTGTGGCTGCTCTGGATTCTCCCCCGACTCGCTTAGTCAGATTCTCAAATCCTGCTTACG GCTTGAAGAGCTGAACTTGTCGTGGTGTGACTTCAGCACTGATCATGTGAAGGCTGTTGTCAGTAACATCCCCTCCAATATAACCCAGCTCAACCTCAGTGGCTACAGACAGAACCTTACTATGGAAG ATGTGAAAGACTTGGTGGAGAGATGTCCTAACCTCGTAAATCTGGATTTAAG TGACAGTGTTCTGATGACGAGCTCCAGTTTCCCCATCCTCCAGCAGCTGCAGTCTCTTAGACACTTAGCTTTGAGCCGCTGCTACCAGATTCACCCTGCTGCCTTAGC TGATTTTGAGAMGTTCCCAGAGCTGCAGACGTTGGAGGTATACGGGCTGGTCCAGGACACCTACCTGCCAATCCTGAGTAAAGGTTTGCCCCGTCTCCAAATCAACACCCGGCCCTTCTCAAGCGTGGCCCGTCCCACCGAGGCCACCCGGAGGGACCGCACCATGTGGGGCATGACTTGTC
- the skp2 gene encoding S-phase kinase-associated protein 2 isoform X3, with amino-acid sequence MLSLSQKRKWKKRQYFGECLDTETTPHELIQQWSPPHKQRVVCKGKENEDNQLVLARRPRTRMEFSGLSWDSLPDELLLGILSCLPLQDLLRMSRVCKRWHRLAFDESLWHSVDLVGKAQLDQALGQMLTVGVLGLRCPHTCIGEPCFTHTQHLHVHHMDLSSCTVTTPVLDDIISRCRLLENLSLEXLELSDNIVHSLSQNTELVRLNLCGCSGFSPDSLSQILKSCLRLEELNLSWCDFSTDHVKAVVSNIPSNITQLNLSGYRQNLTMEDVKDLVERCPNLVNLDLSDSVLMTSSSFPILQQLQSLRHLALSRCYQIHPAALADFEXFPELQTLEVYGLVQDTYLPILSKGLPRLQINTRPFSSVARPTEATRRDRTMWGMTCRLVFRP; translated from the exons ATGCTGTCCCTCTCACAGAAgagaaaatggaaaaagagacagTACTTTGGCGAATGTCTGGACACGGAGACCACCCCTCACGAGCTCATTCAGCAGTGGTCACCACCTCACAAGCAGCGGGTGGTCTGCAAGGGCAAAGAGAACGAGGATAACCAGTTGGTGCTTGCCAGGCGACCAAGGACAAGGATGGAGTTTTCAG GCTTGTCCTGGGACAGTCTCCCAGATGAGTTGCTGTTGGGAATCCTGTCCTGCCTCCCTCTGCAGGACCTTCTCAGGATGTCCCGGGTCTGCAAGCGCTGGCATCGCTTGGC GTTTGATGAGTCTCTGTGGCATAGTGTGGATCTGGTAGGGAAAGCCCAGCTAGATCAAGCTCTTGGGCAGATGCTTACGGTTGGAGTACTGGGTCTGCGCTGCCCCCATACCTGCATTGGAGAACCATGTTTCACCCACACACA ACACCTGCATGTCCATCACATGGATCTCTCCAGCTGCACTGTCACAACCCCGGTTCTAGATGACATCATCTCCCGTTGCAGGCTGCTAGAGAATCTAAGCTTGGAGRGACTGGAGCTCTCTGACAACATTGTTCA TTCCCTATCTCAGAATACTGAGCTGGTACGGCTCAATCTGTGTGGCTGCTCTGGATTCTCCCCCGACTCGCTTAGTCAGATTCTCAAATCCTGCTTACG GCTTGAAGAGCTGAACTTGTCGTGGTGTGACTTCAGCACTGATCATGTGAAGGCTGTTGTCAGTAACATCCCCTCCAATATAACCCAGCTCAACCTCAGTGGCTACAGACAGAACCTTACTATGGAAG ATGTGAAAGACTTGGTGGAGAGATGTCCTAACCTCGTAAATCTGGATTTAAG TGACAGTGTTCTGATGACGAGCTCCAGTTTCCCCATCCTCCAGCAGCTGCAGTCTCTTAGACACTTAGCTTTGAGCCGCTGCTACCAGATTCACCCTGCTGCCTTAGC TGATTTTGAGAMGTTCCCAGAGCTGCAGACGTTGGAGGTATACGGGCTGGTCCAGGACACCTACCTGCCAATCCTGAGTAAAGGTTTGCCCCGTCTCCAAATCAACACCCGGCCCTTCTCAAGCGTGGCCCGTCCCACCGAGGCCACCCGGAGGGACCGCACCATGTGGGGCATGACTTGTC